From the Xiphophorus couchianus chromosome 11, X_couchianus-1.0, whole genome shotgun sequence genome, the window aaacataatttccctTTAATTAACAGGTTGTGCCTGTTGTATATACATTTTACagagttttttggtttttttaaagtaaagtacatattttaattgtaatCAGGCTCATTGTTATGCTCTAAAGACTCTTTGAAGCTCCTTTTGTGTAAACTGTAACGCAGCTGGCAGATAAAGTAACCAATTCCTGTTCTATTTTATCAATCActattaatttgtatttttttgattAAAGACAATTTTGCATTATTCTCTCCAGTGCAGGTCCAGAGAGATGGAAGACGGCTCTGAGTTGATGGAGGACATCGTGTTTCGAGGAGTGGAGTTTTCTGTGAAGATCGAACTGGATAAGAATTTGCTGATTGTGGAAATCTCCGACTCTGTGACAGCAGATCAGTGGCGGGGGGAGTTTGATCCTGCGTGTAAgtggtttatttaaataacacatgTCATGTATGACACAGATTGTGcttgtgtttatatttattttgtttttttcttattcttttcgTTAGACATTGAAGATCTCACTCGCAAAACTGGCAACTTCAAACAGTTTCCTATTTTCTGCAGCATGTTGGAATCTGCTGTGAGGAAGGTGCagtgctgtatttttttatgtatccTAACTGTTTAGAGTTtgagtagtaatagtagtaatagaaACAGACAGGTTTGCTTGGGGCGACGCTGGCCGATGAGGAGGGTCGTTCACTGGAGTTTAGTGTTTCCAGTTGAGTGAGAATGTTCTGCCCTTTCGAGCTGAACGTTTCTCACAGACAGAGATTCTACACGTCCGAATTTTCAAACGTTATTTGTTAGctgcttcaataaaaaaattaacacactGACAATAGTAGAAGAAAAGCACTCGAATCCCACCAGATGAACAAATCCAGTTCAACTTACTCAAcatataaaaagatttttacaaaatgaacaaCAGCGTCCATAGACACATGTCTGCTACTTGTCTACATTGTTGCCTGATTTCGCAAATTCACATCAAACAACCACTCAGACTAATGCTGTtcaacacacacagagggacATATTGGAAACACTTTACCTTCTTACATGTTAAGTTATGCTTATTTTAGCTACTAAGTACTTACGTTTAATCTTGttgagtttgacatttaaattagtATTTGAGACTTCATTTGgaattttttgaaaatcaaaataagatcaaattaattatttcagaaTACATGGAGTTAAACATGTGTTCATGCTTGTAACAGGAAATGATCTAGCAGTGTTTGAGATGTGTGTTTATCAGATGATGAAACGAAACGGGCTCCATCTAACTACAGTTTCTCTTCCCAGACAAGTGATTCTGTCACCCTTGACCTCCTGACCTATGCTGACCTGGAGCTGCTGCGTAACAGAAAAGCCGGAGTGGTCAGTCGTCCTCGTGGCCACCAGCAGCAGTCAGCTCTCACCGCCAAGCGATACCTCATCCTCATTTACACAGTGGAGTTTGACAGGTTTGGATCTCCGTATGGAACGTTGTTCTGTCCTCTCTTGAACTTAGATTTCATTTTGAATTGTTGCATTTAATTCTGTTGTATTTGTAGGATACACTACCCTTTGCCGTTGCCGTATGTGGGAAAGCCTGACCCAGCTAGCCTGCAGAAGGAGATCCGAGCCCTCAGGGCTGAGATCAGCGCGCTCACCTCCCATGGAGGCGGCAAATCTGCAGATCTGGAAATGCACCGGCTTCGACAAGAGTAGGTCGCTTTAATCTCTCTGTTGCATTCAGGAGTCTAAAGATGTGTTGAGCTATTTAGGTTTTTCATCTTGTaattttctcctccttcttctctaCTCTGCAATATtaatttttgtcacattaaccccccccccccccacccccccaaaaaaatacattagatttttggttttggtgACAAGTTAAAGTGAATATTTATTCAACACACTTTATGATGTGAGGATTTTAATATTTGGTAGTAGAACAAGAGCATTCTGTTCCAtcctgatggaaaaaaacatcagctgatACTGACTGTTGCTGGTTATCAGCCAGAATTGTTGTAATTATACATCAGGTTTAATGCTGTATTtgaaaataacacaatttttaaGAAGGAGAATGTTTATGTAAAAGTATAGCAAGTAAATGGGTTTCTGTGAGTACTTAGGATTTTGAACCACTAACGTGACTAGGTAGCTTAATGAACTAAAACCAGAGATAATTGTTGTCTTTTGGAGTTCTAATCAGTCAGAACAAATTAGAAAGATCCCCCCTACAATAACAgtagtgttgtttttttgacgCTACTGTTTTCCCTGAAGGCTCGCTGCAGTGAAAGGAGAAAAGGAAGCCATGGCCAAGGCTCTGGAGAGACTGCAAATGAGTGGGAGTGGCTCTGAACTGGGCAGAGGAGACTGGAGGGTCAAAGAGGTGGTACGGACGCTGGAGGAGCAGCTCATCAAGGAGAGGGCCAAAGGTCAACGCTCCACTAGCAAAAGGTGCCAAGAACAGCGACTCCTAATGGAGCAGGTGAAAGTTCACTGGGTAACATCGCTGATCTTTactttgtttctctgctggttTTAACCTTTCTCCTTCATTTTCTAGTTGGAGGAGTTGAGAGCTTCAGAGTGTGCGCTCCGCATTCGGGTCAACAGTCTCACCAATGAGCTGGCTTTCCTTCGGCGAGGGTTAGACAATCTAAGCGTGTACTATATCTTTACTTTCCTtctctttcattcattcattcatttgctTTCATTGTGGACGGAGCATTCAGCACGTGAGGACTCACTGAGTGTTCGCCTTCTGCAGCAGAGTGACGCCTGTTTCGGGTCGCATCAGCTCTCGAGTTGACGGGGAAGTCTATCGGTCGCTATCGCGTGAGAGGAGTTCTGGGTACGGAGGGATCAGGGCTCGCTCCGGGTCCAGAGAGCGGCTGGAGGACAGAAGACTGAGGTCAGGGGAAAGGGAAAGGAGGTCGGATTCGTCAGGATCACGTCCTCACATGCTGAGGCCGTCGCCTTCACCCACCAGTACGTACTGCTAATTAGTTATGGTGATGGAAAATATTGTTGTAAGTTAATGCTGCGTTCAAGTAACCTGGGAAGTGGGAACTCAGAGCTGGGTTTGACGTCAGACCTGAAGAAACAGTGTTTTAGTTAAGAAGTAGGAATTTAAAATGGCGACGCCTATAAAAAATAGATTCCAATAGCTGTTATAAACATAATTTCTAGTTTTACTTTCCAAAAGCAAAcaccacttttattttttatcagtttagGGTTGCAGCCATTACACgtaacattgatttttaaacGGACGTTTGCTGATGCAAAGTCCGCCTTACAAGCCGTAACTTGGGGTAGTTGGAGTTGCTGCCAGTCTCCTGGGATGGAGGAtgttccagttgatttttctgACTGGAAATCTGAATTTCCCAGTTTCAAGTACAACTGGAACACAGCATTAATGCAACAAGATCATCGACACACTGGTGCCAGTTATTCATAGTTAAATCAGCAAACTGACCAAGGATTACGTAGCCTGAGACAACGCAACACTCAacaattaaactgaatttagaaGAACTactccatttttttgttttcacacaagcAAATATGTAATGTGAATGTCTTTCTAAATTATTTGTCAGTCATTAATGATCCCCAATCTCTTGTACTGTCACCGTGTGTCTCGCAGGGTCTCGGGTTCCTCGCTTTGACCCGACTGCCTACATCCAGGACAGGCAGCGCAGGCAGAGAGAGTCAGAACTCAAAAAGTTGGTTCCTGTACATTTTCCCTTTTATTGACTCTGTATTCGTTGCAGCCGGTGAATTTATTAACAccttttaattaacttttttattgcCAGACAGCGGAAGGTGCGACGGGAAATCCTAAATTCCCCGGTGCTCCCTGAGCGGGGCCGCTCCCGGTCCAGGGAGGCTTATCCTCAGGCGGTCCGGGCTGGAAGCAGAGGCAGGAGCCTGTCGCTGGAGCGTAGAGGCAGCAGGAACTCCTCTGACAGCTCATTAGCAGACATGGATGAAATGGGCAAAACACTTTTCAGGTACTGGGACTGCACTGGAAATGAGTCTTCAGAAAAGTGTCTGAGCTATTTTAATCCTTAATTCTTTTTACAGGGGAAGAAAACAGACATACAATGGACCTAATATGGTGAGTAATTAACTCGATAGTGAGTGGGTAAATGTAGactatatttgatttaaaaaaaaactgaattaaatgagGTTACAAAATCATCAGAGCTAAAAACAGTATTAATCTATTTGTGCCTTTTTTCCCTTCTGCATGTAAAATGaatggtttcttttttctattttctgtttcagtctcGAGGCCTTTTAACCAGAAAGCCATTAAGTAGCACCCCAACACACAGAACAAAAGACAAAGGTAACTTCattaattcttttcttttctttttaaagggacagtattatgtaaaatgttcttcttttttccttttttttttgctttatgtcatgttataatgttattccctcttggaaaacacacctggagctgctttgattctttcatgcatgtttgagaaataatttaatctcccatggcatgTGCAAaacactctgctccttcagcaTCAATTAGCAAAATCCTGGTGGAATTGCTCATCATTTGAGTTCATAACAGCTACTTCTTagtgaaacactggtaaaaacaatACTAAAGGATTAGCCAgagttttttaaagagacagcggcccaatttcaaggtgttaaaatAGGAAGcaaaatttcttttcagtcttatatttgatatataaagtTTAGCAcaatgtggctgaaaaacacTTAATAAAGTCTTAGTTGATGCTATTTGTGTAGTAATCATTCGATGTCCAAACCACAGAGAGCTCCATAGACACTGGGGCTGAGCTGTCAGAGATTGATGCGAGGCTGCAGGCACTTCAGGAATACATGCGGGACCTGGACACAGGACACTAGACGGCTGCGGGGCCGCGTGTGAGCCAGGCAGTCTGAGGAACACATCCTGGATCAAACAGGAGTAGTTGGTTGTGTCCTAGCGAGAGACTGTAGCTCCCTCTGGAGGCTGATCACCATTACTGCAGGTATCCACAACCATCACTGTGAAGGTCACTGGACTGTTTTTATGTCCTAAATTCTTAATTTAAATATGACTGATTCTATGTGGAAATTGTAGGTCGTTTTAAAGTCGGCCAAAACTTGCGCATGTTTGCAGGAGTTTTGGTtgatgttcattttatttggagttttttttaactattatgATATATTAAAATTGCAAAGTTAGGTGTCCTTTTGTGTTTACAATTCTTCATCTGTCCTCAGTACAGAATAGAGAAGATAAATGGGTCATATGTCTCTCATCACAGTGTGCCATcataatatatacatttctaCAAATTATCTCTGGAGATGAACCTGACTAAATCTgttctattgtttttattgtcatgttGAACAtggtcttttctttctctccaatGCATGCTGGGATAGATTCCAGGGGCAATGTCAAAGCAGATTTGCATGCTGCCAAAAGCATACCTGTTAAAATGTGATTCCTGCCAAAACTAcgttttttacaagttttttttttttttttttgttctgtttgaatCTGAAGGTTCCCAGTGTATTTTACCATTATAACTTATCCACATGTGCATTAATATTGATATATTGAAGTTTTACTTGTTTTGATCCCATTTCGATAAACCCAAACCTTATGTGGGAAAGTAACCTGAGCTGACTTAAGGCTGTTTACAAACTGTAAAATGGCCaatttgttttaaccaaatTGTGTGCAAACTGactgttacttttatttttttttctatttgccTTTTGTACCTCCTAAagattataaaaaatacaacttttgagaaaaatttttttctattttgtatcggtggtttttatttctgtcaggaaTAAATGAACACAGTGAAAGACTGTGTTAGTGGGATTTTTGGCATCTTGGGGTTTCAATTAAAAAGCAGAGCAGCACACTGAAAATAATTCACTTTAAATACAGATACTGCAATCAGAGGTATCAttgcaaaagtttattttataagaaagGAGCTACCCTAAACTAAACATTTGTGAACAatcttaatttaaaatgcaCAGCATGTCCAAGTCAAACTGCCACATTGGCTAACATGGTGATGCAGCATAAAGACAGTGTTAAGGATTCCCCTAATTTCTACAGGGTGCAGTTATACATTCACTTATTTAGTAAAGAAGAAATGAAGCCAAGTGACTACCGtagcaaagaacaaaacattcgTGTTTGTATTAAGGCTTGGATCCCTCACTCACATCTAGCCAGGCTGGGTTGAAGTGTTCAGAGTAATGGGATTCACAAGAGTTCGTCGACTGTTGAGTAAGGCCTGAATCTGGAACGTGAGCTAAGAAAAGAGGATTGAAATGTAAGCATGGTCATTTGTACAAAGTTGTACTGACAAGGAACATTCGCTAATATACAGCGACGTACAGACTGATGCTGCGCCAGAGAGTCTTGATAAAAGGACTGTGTGATGTCCCGTCTGTTCACGTCAGATTGTCTCCAAAGCTCAGCTTTGATCTGCAGCTCCACCTCAGGTAGGAAGGGGTACTGCTGCCGCTGTAGGAAAACAATGTAGTCAATGAATATTCAAAATACGTCTCCTTCTATTGTACCTACCGTACTTTATTCAGTTCAGAGTCTTGTGATAGAGTGGATAAGAGGTGAAATATAAATTCGTTCTTGAAGGCCAGTTCTCTAACAACATTACCATCGAATAATGTGATTTACTACTTTAAAATGGACAATAACCTGCCTACAACCAactcaaagcaaagaaaacctTTCCTGCCGAGCTGCATATGTTCATGTATTTATGTCCTATAGTGAGTCGTTCAgattttgtcttgattttagtGCTACAGATTTCAGCAGATATATATTGTAGTTCCCCTCCTAGCCAGAAAACAAGCTAATACTACTTTATCTCCACTATGATATTAATACTAGAACATCTGGTTAGTTATCAGTCTATTTCTTGCTGTTACATCTCCAGTATTTTACCCACATAAGGAGCAGCTCCTAAAGCTTACAAGCACCCCAAGCAGGAAAATACAGGGTTTCTATGCTGTCTGAAAAAGTAggaaatttaagtatttttcacaTGTGAACAAATATAGATAAGAACATAGTGTATTATTTCTtgttatttctttcctacttttCTGTTGTATCCATCTTTTATGTTACCCCCATACATTAATTTGTTTGACAAATTTTGGAGGTAAAATAAATGGACTCTTAAAATGTGAAGGTGAGTGTTTGTGGAACCAAGAGaggaataataatattttaccaGACAAACCTTCACCTGTAGCACTCTTGTAATTTTAACAAACTCTTATGATGAGCCATATGGTGATTGCCCAGGGTGGTATTAGAAAGGGCGACACACAACTACcatatcaaaaacacaaatcattcATCAGTCAGTTGTCCCCTGAATACATCtgggtatttttttcttgctttcatgCATGTGCAGATGCTGGGAAGGTGGCGCCCACTGCTGGCCATCCAACTGAGATCGTGCTGAGAACCTCAGCAAACCAACCGTCCTATTTGAGTTTACTCACCAGTCGCACCTTGTAGTCCTCTATAGAGGGAATCCTCATATTCTGCAGGGTCAGGAAAGCGAGCGATACATTTGCTCTGCTTCTGTTGAGTATTTCCTGCAAAGATGcatgaaagttttttttgatTCCAAATATAAGTCGCATCAATTCTAAGATAActtttacatttcctttttcaCACCAGTAGCTGCTCATTGGTCTTCTTCTGCAATCTGTCCTGGCTTGAGCTGGCTGGGAGTTTCACTGTGTTTGactggtgaaaaacaaaataaacatttaaaggcACAAGATATAAACAGTATGATGTAAACTATGTCTTTATCAATCATCTTTTAGGATAGTAGCATTACCTCGGCTTCGTACTCGGCCCACGCAGCTTTGCGCTCGGCTTCGCTGAGCTCCTCCTCATGCTTGTGGTCCAGCAGGGATTCATGCTCATGGTAAGACACTATCCGgtctttacagatttttaacaGCTCTGCTAAGATGCTGTCCTGAGAAACAAACGCGTATGGTTAAAAAATGTTGGCCTTTCTGTGATCATTTGAAGATGGTGAAGTCACCTTCGGGAGAATCGGTGTCGGTCTCTTGCTTTTCTTAGAGTTTGGATCATCGAGCAGGTCTGGCTCAAATGTGTAGAGTTCAGTCAGCTCATGAAAAGTGAAGTGCCTTTCAACCTGCTGATGATCTACGACTCGATAGGACAGAGACTGCTTGGTCACCTGACGATCGTAGATCTTCTCCTCCATGGTTCCCTGGTGACAGCCagaccatttttttaaaattatttgacaaaTAACTTGCTAAAGCATTTATTcagatatattttattcaggtcCAATCTTTACCTGAGCCAACAAGCGGTACACAAACACTTGTTTCAGCTGACCGAAGCGATACACCCTGTATATGCTCTGTATGTCGTATGAAGGGTTCCACGAAGCGTCAAAGATGACGACCCTGTTAGCAGCCGCAAGGTTGATCCCAAGTGATCCGGCTCTCGTTGAAATTAGAAACAGTCTGCCACTGAaatcattaaacaaaacaattaaattacagTAGGGaacacgttttttttgtttttaagcataatCAACAAGGGACAAAGAGTACCGGTAGTTGTCAGCATTATTAAACTCATCCGCCCATTTCTTCCTCGATGT encodes:
- the ccdc61 gene encoding centrosomal protein CCDC61 isoform X1, with product MEDGSELMEDIVFRGVEFSVKIELDKNLLIVEISDSVTADQWRGEFDPAYIEDLTRKTGNFKQFPIFCSMLESAVRKTSDSVTLDLLTYADLELLRNRKAGVVSRPRGHQQQSALTAKRYLILIYTVEFDRIHYPLPLPYVGKPDPASLQKEIRALRAEISALTSHGGGKSADLEMHRLRQELAAVKGEKEAMAKALERLQMSGSGSELGRGDWRVKEVVRTLEEQLIKERAKGQRSTSKRCQEQRLLMEQLEELRASECALRIRVNSLTNELAFLRRGLDNLSVRVTPVSGRISSRVDGEVYRSLSRERSSGYGGIRARSGSRERLEDRRLRSGERERRSDSSGSRPHMLRPSPSPTRSRVPRFDPTAYIQDRQRRQRESELKKQRKVRREILNSPVLPERGRSRSREAYPQAVRAGSRGRSLSLERRGSRNSSDSSLADMDEMGKTLFRGRKQTYNGPNMSRGLLTRKPLSSTPTHRTKDKESSIDTGAELSEIDARLQALQEYMRDLDTGH
- the ccdc61 gene encoding centrosomal protein CCDC61 isoform X2, with amino-acid sequence MEDGSELMEDIVFRGVEFSVKIELDKNLLIVEISDSVTADQWRGEFDPAYIEDLTRKTGNFKQFPIFCSMLESAVRKTSDSVTLDLLTYADLELLRNRKAGVVSRPRGHQQQSALTAKRYLILIYTVEFDRIHYPLPLPYVGKPDPASLQKEIRALRAEISALTSHGGGKSADLEMHRLRQELAAVKGEKEAMAKALERLQMSGSGSELGRGDWRVKEVVRTLEEQLIKERAKGQRSTSKRCQEQRLLMEQLEELRASECALRIRVNSLTNELAFLRRGRVTPVSGRISSRVDGEVYRSLSRERSSGYGGIRARSGSRERLEDRRLRSGERERRSDSSGSRPHMLRPSPSPTRSRVPRFDPTAYIQDRQRRQRESELKKQRKVRREILNSPVLPERGRSRSREAYPQAVRAGSRGRSLSLERRGSRNSSDSSLADMDEMGKTLFRGRKQTYNGPNMSRGLLTRKPLSSTPTHRTKDKESSIDTGAELSEIDARLQALQEYMRDLDTGH